In Meleagris gallopavo isolate NT-WF06-2002-E0010 breed Aviagen turkey brand Nicholas breeding stock chromosome 5, Turkey_5.1, whole genome shotgun sequence, a single window of DNA contains:
- the LOC100541200 gene encoding LOW QUALITY PROTEIN: NADH-cytochrome b5 reductase 2 (The sequence of the model RefSeq protein was modified relative to this genomic sequence to represent the inferred CDS: substituted 1 base at 1 genomic stop codon) — protein sequence MTTALAGPWLRANKERVPNSRRGVEPEIYSSGQHIYLSARISGNLVIQAYTPVSSDETKGYVDLIIKYKNVNPKFTEGGKMSQYIDNMKIGDVIDFRGPNGLLVYKGSGIFLIKPDKKSEAQKKFAKHLGMIAGGTGITPMXQLIHHITSDPKDSTKCYLLFANQTEKGILLRAELEDIAKRHPDQITLWYTLDKPPQDWKCSSGFVTADMIKTHLPSGSETLILMCGPPPMIQFACQPNLDKLSYPKSITFSY from the exons ATGACCA CTGCTCTTGCTGGCCCCTGGCTGCGTGCTAACAAAGAACGGGTTCCTAACTCACGGCGTGGAGTAGAGCCTGAGATCTACAGCAGTG GCCAACACATTTACCTTTCTGCAAGAATCAGTGGTAATCTGGTGATCCAAGCCTATACCCCAGTTTCTAGTGATGAGACAAAAGGTTATGTTGATTTAATTATAAAG TACAAAAATGTGAATCCTAAGTTCACAGAAGGTGGGAAGATGTCCCAGTACATAGACAACATGAAGATTGGAGATGTTATTGACTTCAGGGGGCCAAATGGACTGCTTGTCTACAAGGGGTCAG GTATCTTCCTGATCAAGCCTGATAAGAAGtctgaagcacagaagaagTTTGCAAAGCATCTTGGGATGATAGCTGGAGGAACAG GAATAACGCCTATGTAACAGCTGATCCATCATATCACAAGTGATCCTAAGGACTCTACAAAATGTTACCTTCTTTTTGCTAATCAG ACAGAAAAGGGTATATTGCTCAGAGCTGAGCTAGAAGACATTGCTAAGAGGCATCCTGATCAGATCACGCTCTGGTATACGCTGGACAAGCCTCCACAAG ATTGGAAGTGCAGTTCTGGCTTTGTCACTGCAGACATGATTAAAACCCACCTCCCTTCTGGCAGTGAGACGCTCATTCTTATGTGTGGGCCACCACCTATGATTCAGTTTGCATGTCAGCCTAACCTGGACAAACTCAGCTATCCCAAGAGCATTACATTTTCTTATTAA
- the LOC104910994 gene encoding liprin-beta-2-like: protein MASDASHMLEAALEQMDDIIAGTKSAAEYANCAYDIVSPAPSVYLGTFQILHLLEDLKMALEMLEDPQEKEALRNQIPGATAVCIREWFEENLVSIYF from the exons ATGGCTTCTGATGCTAGTCATATGCTTGAAGCAGCTTTGGAGCAGATGGATGACATAATTGCAG GTACAAAGTCAGCTGCAGAGTATGCTAATTGTGCTTATGATATTGTGTCACCTGCTCCATCAGTATATTTGGGCACATTTCAAATTTTGCATCTCCTGGAAGATCTAAAGATGGCTTTGGAAATGTTAGAGGATCCTCAAGAGAAAGAAGCACTGCGAAATCAAATTCCAGGGGCCACAGCAGTATGTATACGGGAGTGGTTTGAAGAGAATCTGgtgagtatttatttttaa